One window of the Eucalyptus grandis isolate ANBG69807.140 chromosome 6, ASM1654582v1, whole genome shotgun sequence genome contains the following:
- the LOC104450484 gene encoding G-type lectin S-receptor-like serine/threonine-protein kinase At5g35370, which produces MTPHIQLLTMFFASAAPSPLLMGFLLVLPTVFFSCALVSALPFSELIRPDFNGSYLQFIDNSGAFLLSRNGTYKAAICSPDARQINFYLCVIHVSSNTMIWSANRNHPFSEAGKIYLTSKGITIVNETGVEVWSALPTQSSVNALLLNEMGNLVLVDQANNSLWESFRYPTDTIVIGQHLPVGTSLSSAVSASDLSTSDYQLGLTSSDAILQWHGQTYWKLSMDTSAYTDSGYTVEFMTINGTGLYLLDLNGSVVVRVALASTDFRIGKLDASGQFMVNSFSNGKWNHEFVGPSDGCRLPSVCGRIGQCSASSASNTPTCSCPSNFHLSSPNSSTCVPVDGSFSLFSACNSSNNGSQVDSSAATYLTIGYGYDYFSNDFSKQLNYGLNLSVCQEVCSGDCSCFGVFYDNSSGFCYKIENKLGSVILSANSDDDLLGYIKVVATPSTNFDGNNNSIDQSQKFPVVALILLPSAACCILIAIGFVWLKRWRISKFGEIKSGQPDCPSSEELDAFHIPGLPRRFDYKELEVATDKFKTQIGSGGFGAVYKGILPDKTVVAVKKITNLGIQGKRDFCTEIAVIGNIHHVNLVKLKGFCAQGRVRLLVFEYMNHGSLDRILFGTGPVLEWQERFNIALGTARGLAYLHSGCEQKIIHCDIKPENILLHDDFQAKISDFGLSKLLTPEQSSLFTTMRGTRGYLAPEWLTNSAISEKTDVYSFGMVLLELVSGRKNCLLRTQSHSLEDDSSGSHSSSSSGSGFLYYPLFALEMHERGKYLELADPRLENRVTSQEVERLIQVALCCVHEEPSLRPNMVAVVGMLEGRIPFCQPRIESLNFLRFYGRRFTEASVIGEENRSNNAILYSQANAFLTSMAGGSYRSVSYMSSQQVSGPR; this is translated from the coding sequence ATGACCCCTCACATCCAACTTCTTACAATGTTCTTTGCATCTGCTGCCCCATCCCCTCTCCTCATGGGATTCCTCTTAGTCTTGCCTACGGTTTTCTTCTCCTGCGCTCTGGTCTCAGCTCTTCCTTTCTCAGAACTCATACGCCCGGATTTCAATGGTTCATACCTCCAGTTCATCGACAACTCTGGTGCATTTCTGCTATCTCGTAATGGAACATATAAAGCTGCCATTTGCAGTCCCGATGCTCGACAAATCAACTTCTACCTTTGTGTCATTCATGTGTCGTCTAACACCATGATCTGGTCTGCTAATCGGAATCATCCTTTCTCTGAAGCTGGTAAAATTTATCTTACTTCTAAGGGGATTACCATTGTAAATGAAACAGGGGTTGAGGTATGGTCGGCTCTGCCAACTCAATCATCTGTAAATGCCTTGTTGCTCAACGAGATGGGTAATCTGGTCCTAGTCGATCAGGCCAACAATTCTTTGTGGGAAAGTTTTAGATATCCAACAGATACGATTGTGATCGGGCAGCACTTGCCTGTAGGAACATCACTTTCTAGTGCTGTATCAGCTTCTGACTTGTCAACCAGCGACTACCAGCTTGGGCTTACTTCTTCAGATGCTATACTGCAGTGGCATGGACAAACATATTGGAAATTGTCAATGGATACCAGCGCATACACTGATTCAGGTTACACGGTTGAGTTTATGACCATAAACGGGACAGGCCTATATCTGCTCGATCTCAATGGATCAGTGGTCGTTCGGGTGGCCTTGGCATCTACTGATTTCCGAATTGGCAAGCTGGATGCCTCTGGCCAGTTCATGGTCAATAGCTTTTCCAATGGGAAGTGGAACCATGAGTTTGTGGGGCCATCTGATGGTTGTCGACTTCCGTCTGTCTGCGGCAGAATTGGGCAGTGTTCAGCCAGCTCTGCTTCTAATACTCCTACCTGTTCATGTCCCTCTAATTTCCATCTGAGTTCTCCGAACTCAAGTACTTGTGTGCCAGTTGATGGTTCCTTTTCGTTATTTTCAGCTTGTAACTCATCAAATAATGGTAGTCAAGTGGATTCATCTGCTGCTACATATTTGACCATCGGATATGGCTACGACTACTTCTCCAATGATTTCTCTAAGCAACTGAACTATGGGTTGAATCTGTCTGTCTGTCAAGAAGTCTGCTCTGGAGATTGTTCTTGCTTTGGAGTATTTTATGATAATTCATCCGGGTTTTGTTATAAGATTGAAAATAAGTTGGGGTCCGTTATATTGAGCGCTAACAGTGACGATGATCTGTTGGGATACATCAAAGTTGTGGCCACCCCCTCAACCAACTTTGATGGTAACAACAATTCCATTGATCAAAGTCAAAAGTTTCCTGTGGTTGCTCTCATACTGTTACCTTCCGCTGCATGTTGCATCctaattgcaataggttttgTCTGGTTGAAAAGATGGAGAATCTCAAAGTTCGGGGAGATAAAATCAGGCCAACCTGACTGTCCTTCCTCAGAAGAGCTTGATGCCTTCCACATCCCTGGCTTACCTAGAAGGTTTGATTATAAAGAGTTAGAAGTTGCTACAGATAAATTTAAGACCCAGATAGGGTCAGGTGGGTTTGGTGCTGTATATAAAGGTATACTTCCTGATAAAACAGTTGTTGCTGTAAAGAAGATCACCAACTTAGGGATCCAAGGGAAAAGAGACTTCTGCACTGAAATTGCTGTAATTGGAAATATCCATCATGTCAATTTGGTCAAACTGAAAGGTTTTTGTGCCCAAGGTAGAGTTCGCTTGTTGGTTTTTGAGTATATGAATCATGGGTCACTGGATAGGATCCTCTTTGGCACTGGACCTGTTTTGGAATGGCAAGAGAGGTTTAATATTGCACTAGGAACAGCACGTGGCCTTGCATACTTGCACAGTGGTTGTGAAcagaaaattattcattgtgaTATTAAACCGGAAAACATTcttctgcatgatgatttccAGGCAAAGATCTCCGATTTTGGGCTTTCAAAGCTTCTGACCCCTGAGCAGTCCAGCCTCTTCACAACAATGAGAGGCACTCGTGGCTACCTTGCACCTGAATGGCTGACAAACTCTGCGATTTCTGAGAAAACagatgtttatagttttgggatGGTGTTGCTTGAACTTGTGAGTGGCAGAAAGAACTGCTTATTGCGGACTCAAAGTCACAGTTTGGAGGATGATAGCAGTGGTTCGCactcatcttcatcatcaggGTCGGGATTCTTATATTATCCTCTGTTTGCCTTAGAGATGCATGAACGAGGGAAGTACTTGGAACTTGCTGATCCAAGACTAGAGAACCGGGTGACAAGTCAGGAGGTAGAGAGACTGATACAAGTTGCTCTGTGTTGTGTTCATGAGGAACCATCACTACGGCCAAACATGGTAGCTGTAGTCGGAATGCTTGAAGGGCGGATCCCTTTTTGTCAGCCCAGAATAgaatctttgaactttttgcGCTTCTATGGGCGTAGGTTTACTGAGGCTTCCGTGATAGGAGAAGAAAACAGATCAAACAATGCAATCTTATATTCTCAAGCGAACGCTTTTCTTACAAGCATGGCTGGTGGTTCCTATAGATCTGTCTCTTACATGTCTTCTCAGCAAGTTTCTGGCCCGAGATAG